A section of the Streptomyces sp. SLBN-118 genome encodes:
- a CDS encoding site-specific integrase translates to MEVFFTQRDLLREPGPRTDLVAVLDREPVREGMPFILDAGGSYELHLNRFLRALPTLGCRSANSWEGYTRDLALWGRFLGEVRGRSVWDADRADFDAFYAARRLSQPPFRVTAKTWNRAAAALDKFYRWAMDERLVVSAPFGYREMTVAGRASGRLVAEAKEKGAGGTSVKFLSLERYRVFRDVGLRGLRPDGSEDPACRVRCGARNAAFADVLVTTGMRLEEGGSLLLPELARLRPLPEERSARLDLAVLTTKGDKGRAVWMPLRVLRRVTEYAEVERAVSLARAAARGGWPGRGWIEACEVGPLGGWVRAASGRWISVRWADLAPEERMRLVEVDDAGKRVGPLALWLSERGTPVALNSWEYAFTRACARTAAAGMPVEASPHTCRHTFAVHMLTQLVRGQIAAMRSGQAELRMGAYQRVMGDPLRILQRLLGHTHISSTYVYLDSLAEAQELIDEAVVEMAGRLTEDSIDDLSSLVGAW, encoded by the coding sequence ATGGAAGTCTTTTTCACTCAGCGGGATCTGCTACGGGAGCCGGGCCCACGTACGGACTTGGTGGCCGTTCTGGACCGGGAGCCTGTACGCGAGGGGATGCCGTTCATCCTCGACGCGGGCGGCTCGTACGAGCTGCACCTGAACCGGTTCCTTCGGGCTCTGCCGACGCTGGGCTGCCGCTCGGCGAACAGCTGGGAGGGCTACACCCGCGATCTTGCCCTGTGGGGGCGGTTCTTGGGGGAGGTACGCGGTCGGTCGGTGTGGGATGCGGACCGGGCGGACTTCGACGCGTTCTACGCCGCGCGCCGCCTGTCGCAGCCACCTTTTCGGGTGACGGCGAAGACCTGGAACCGGGCCGCGGCGGCGCTGGACAAGTTCTACCGGTGGGCGATGGACGAGCGCCTGGTGGTGTCCGCGCCGTTCGGCTACCGCGAGATGACTGTTGCGGGGCGGGCCTCGGGGCGGCTGGTGGCGGAGGCCAAGGAGAAGGGGGCCGGTGGCACCTCGGTGAAGTTCCTGTCGCTGGAGCGCTACCGAGTCTTTCGGGATGTGGGATTGCGGGGGCTGCGGCCGGACGGCTCGGAGGACCCTGCCTGCCGGGTGCGCTGCGGGGCGAGGAACGCGGCGTTCGCCGATGTGCTGGTGACCACGGGGATGCGGCTGGAGGAGGGCGGCAGTCTGCTGCTGCCGGAGCTGGCCCGGCTGCGGCCGCTTCCGGAGGAGCGTTCGGCGCGGCTGGATCTGGCGGTGCTCACGACCAAGGGGGACAAGGGGCGGGCGGTTTGGATGCCGTTGCGGGTGCTGCGTCGGGTGACGGAGTACGCGGAGGTGGAGAGGGCGGTGTCGCTTGCCCGTGCGGCGGCTCGGGGAGGGTGGCCGGGTCGTGGGTGGATCGAGGCATGTGAGGTGGGTCCGCTGGGTGGCTGGGTGCGGGCGGCGTCCGGCCGGTGGATCTCGGTGCGGTGGGCGGACCTGGCGCCGGAGGAGCGGATGCGGCTGGTGGAGGTTGATGACGCCGGGAAACGCGTGGGGCCGCTGGCGTTGTGGCTGAGCGAGCGGGGCACGCCGGTGGCGCTGAACTCGTGGGAGTACGCGTTCACGCGGGCCTGCGCGCGCACGGCGGCGGCCGGGATGCCGGTGGAGGCATCGCCGCATACCTGCCGGCACACGTTCGCCGTCCACATGCTCACTCAGCTGGTCCGGGGGCAGATCGCGGCGATGCGGTCGGGCCAGGCGGAACTGCGGATGGGCGCCTACCAGCGGGTGATGGGGGACCCGCTGCGGATCCTGCAACGGCTGTTGGGGCATACCCACATCAGCTCGACCTACGTCTACCTGGACTCCTTGGCGGAGGCTCAGGAACTCATCGACGAGGCGGTCGTGGAGATGGCCGGGCGGCTCACGGAGGACAGCATTGACGATCTGTCGTCCCTGGTGGGTGCCTGGTGA
- a CDS encoding phosphotransferase family protein: MAEGESTAVVEADIDDLGWSNTRLWVERSLCPGDRIRAVATLRGGWTSQMRRLDVEGEGGPYSVVLRSFVKPFFVKHALGLLTREADILRLLADTNVPAASLRGVDAAAEHCDHPSLLMSLLSGSVRLDGEDIERKTELLARQLVAIHRLVVPEEVRPRTYQAWTSPERVQVPKQPKQPDVWQRAVDVIRRPPPAYQPCFLHRDFHPGNVLFSGEGADLAITGVVDWVETSWGPADLDVAHCSTALALLHGVHVGVRLADHYIAAGGTLSDDPADHLYWRVLDALAFAPDAEKVAEPWRELGRADLTPLVLAQRLEEYLQALFSQYG, translated from the coding sequence ATGGCTGAAGGCGAGAGCACGGCGGTTGTCGAGGCTGACATCGACGACCTTGGCTGGTCCAACACCCGCCTGTGGGTGGAGCGGAGCTTGTGCCCCGGAGACCGGATCCGTGCAGTGGCAACGCTGCGAGGGGGCTGGACATCACAGATGCGCCGTCTCGATGTTGAGGGAGAGGGTGGGCCGTACTCCGTCGTCCTTCGGTCCTTCGTCAAGCCGTTCTTCGTGAAGCACGCACTGGGACTGCTCACGCGGGAAGCGGACATCCTTCGTCTGCTCGCGGATACGAACGTGCCAGCCGCTTCTCTTCGTGGTGTTGATGCCGCAGCCGAGCACTGTGACCATCCGTCGCTACTGATGTCGTTGCTGTCAGGGAGCGTCAGGCTGGACGGGGAGGACATCGAGCGAAAGACCGAACTCCTAGCCCGGCAGTTGGTAGCGATTCACAGGTTGGTCGTGCCAGAAGAAGTTCGGCCGCGCACCTATCAGGCTTGGACCAGCCCAGAGCGAGTGCAGGTTCCCAAGCAACCGAAACAGCCGGATGTGTGGCAGCGTGCCGTGGATGTGATCCGCCGTCCGCCGCCCGCCTACCAACCTTGTTTCCTGCACCGCGACTTCCACCCGGGGAACGTGCTCTTCTCAGGAGAAGGAGCCGATCTGGCGATCACGGGTGTCGTGGACTGGGTGGAGACGTCCTGGGGACCCGCTGACCTGGATGTGGCCCACTGCTCCACCGCCCTTGCTCTGCTGCACGGAGTGCATGTCGGCGTGCGGCTGGCGGATCACTACATCGCAGCCGGTGGAACGCTCAGCGATGACCCGGCTGATCACCTGTACTGGCGCGTGCTGGATGCCTTGGCCTTTGCGCCCGACGCAGAGAAGGTAGCCGAGCCGTGGCGTGAACTCGGGAGGGCGGACCTGACGCCGCTCGTGCTCGCCCAGCGCTTGGAGGAATACCTCCAAGCGCTCTTCAGCCAGTACGGCTGA
- a CDS encoding AAA family ATPase, with protein sequence MRLHRLSLTAFGPFAAAQEVDFDALCEAGIFLLHGPTGAGKTSVLDAVCFALYGAVPGARQSPGASLRSDHAAAGTFTEVCLELTVGGRRLEIRRRPAQLRPKKNGQGFTTERAQSWLREYDAQEGAWKALSRSHQEIGEEIAQLLGMSRDQFCQVVLLPQGDFARFLRADAEARGKLLGRLFDTRRFAAVEERLADRRRAAEQQVRAGDERLLAIAHRMEQAAGTAAGDWPPPRQQPGDPGLATAALEWAAVARSGAREGLDIAHCALAAAESRQAAARHALDAEHELARLQSRYEDARARGEALESRRPERDHLRATLERARKAELVEPALRLRDDAEREHGAAHGDRDRARAGLPPELRDAGADQLTALERKLRQELGGLEAARRAERRSAELTGERADLDRQARADEDLLQDAASWLADWDTVRRTYQERIAAAQEAATRAEHLAGKIDPARRRARAARERDELAARTAQMEERLRTARERASAARESWLDLKERRLRGIAAELATGLVPGAPCAVCGSAEHPAPARAGAEHVDRAAEDTAYRDYTRADADKTDTERELAVVREAFTTARDEARTQSPGSQPVGDPGPAVHGGEPVTAGTGTDAAAGRPGDASDGTGTDPGAAELFALVEELEREHRHAHHVASGMHDAREALDRAEREHEKRLAVQQQAERRVAARTSQREGLDREQAALESEVARARGDAGSVAEHAALLERRVRLLAGAADAVRSFDLTAQRLKEADDRLADAAFRAGFDTPRAAAAALLSAAEQRDLQHRIDAWQTEAAAVADRLAEADTRRAAEHPPADPEAVRAAHDNAERALRDAASLLAAARERCSELAKLSRQAAAEVLRLGPLREGYDRVARLAALTAGTSADNERKMRLESYVLAARLEQVAAAATVRLQRMSSGRYTLVHSDTRSGGKRSGLGLHVVDAWTGSERDTATLSGGETFFASLALALGLADVVTDEAGGVRLDTLFIDEGFGSLDEQTLDEVLDVLDSLRERDRSVGIVSHVADLRRRIPVQLEIVKERRGSVALLRSAPLSG encoded by the coding sequence GTGAGACTGCACAGGCTGAGCCTCACCGCCTTCGGCCCCTTCGCAGCCGCCCAGGAAGTCGACTTCGACGCGCTCTGCGAGGCCGGGATCTTTCTCCTGCACGGCCCGACCGGAGCGGGCAAGACGTCCGTCCTCGACGCCGTGTGCTTCGCCCTGTACGGGGCGGTGCCCGGCGCGCGGCAGTCTCCCGGCGCCTCGCTGCGCAGCGACCACGCGGCGGCGGGGACCTTTACCGAGGTCTGCCTCGAACTGACCGTGGGGGGACGGCGGTTGGAGATCCGGCGACGGCCTGCCCAGCTGCGCCCCAAGAAGAACGGACAAGGGTTCACGACCGAACGGGCCCAGAGCTGGCTGCGCGAATACGACGCCCAGGAAGGCGCGTGGAAGGCGCTGAGCCGCTCCCACCAGGAGATCGGTGAGGAGATCGCGCAGCTTCTGGGGATGAGCCGCGACCAGTTCTGCCAGGTGGTGCTGTTGCCGCAGGGGGACTTCGCCCGCTTCCTGCGCGCCGACGCGGAGGCGCGCGGCAAGCTGCTCGGGCGGCTCTTCGACACACGCCGCTTCGCCGCGGTCGAGGAGCGCCTGGCGGACCGGCGGCGCGCCGCCGAACAACAGGTGAGAGCCGGTGACGAACGCCTCCTCGCGATCGCCCACCGCATGGAGCAGGCCGCGGGCACGGCGGCGGGGGACTGGCCGCCCCCGCGGCAGCAGCCGGGGGATCCCGGACTCGCCACGGCCGCCCTGGAGTGGGCGGCCGTCGCCCGCTCGGGTGCCCGAGAGGGGCTGGACATCGCCCACTGCGCCCTGGCCGCGGCGGAAAGCCGGCAGGCGGCTGCTCGCCACGCCCTGGACGCCGAGCACGAACTGGCCAGGCTGCAGTCGAGATACGAGGACGCACGAGCGCGGGGCGAAGCCCTGGAATCGCGGCGTCCCGAGCGGGACCACCTCCGGGCCACACTGGAGCGGGCCCGCAAGGCGGAGCTCGTGGAGCCCGCCCTGAGACTGCGGGACGACGCCGAGCGGGAGCACGGCGCCGCGCATGGCGACCGTGACCGGGCGCGCGCCGGGCTGCCGCCTGAGCTCAGGGACGCGGGCGCGGATCAGCTGACGGCCCTGGAGCGGAAGTTGCGCCAGGAACTGGGCGGCCTGGAAGCGGCCCGCCGCGCGGAGCGGCGCAGCGCGGAGCTCACCGGCGAGCGGGCGGACCTCGACCGTCAGGCCCGGGCGGACGAGGACCTTCTTCAGGACGCGGCGAGCTGGCTGGCGGACTGGGACACGGTCCGGCGGACCTACCAGGAACGGATCGCGGCTGCGCAGGAGGCGGCGACGCGCGCGGAACACCTTGCGGGGAAGATCGACCCCGCGCGCCGCAGGGCCCGGGCGGCCCGTGAACGGGACGAACTGGCGGCACGCACAGCACAGATGGAGGAGCGGCTGCGTACGGCTCGCGAGCGCGCGAGCGCCGCCCGCGAGAGCTGGCTCGACCTGAAGGAACGCCGACTGCGGGGCATCGCGGCGGAGTTGGCCACAGGTCTGGTCCCCGGCGCACCCTGCGCGGTCTGTGGCTCGGCCGAGCATCCGGCCCCGGCGCGGGCGGGCGCGGAGCACGTCGACCGCGCGGCCGAGGACACGGCGTACCGGGACTACACACGCGCGGACGCGGACAAGACAGACACAGAACGTGAACTGGCGGTAGTGCGCGAGGCATTCACGACTGCGCGGGACGAGGCGCGCACACAGTCCCCGGGCTCACAGCCGGTCGGGGATCCGGGCCCCGCGGTGCATGGTGGGGAGCCGGTGACCGCGGGTACGGGGACTGATGCCGCGGCTGGTCGGCCGGGTGATGCGTCGGACGGCACCGGCACGGACCCTGGTGCCGCCGAACTGTTCGCTCTCGTCGAGGAGTTGGAGCGCGAGCACCGTCACGCGCACCACGTCGCCTCCGGTATGCACGACGCGCGTGAGGCGCTCGACCGCGCCGAGCGCGAGCACGAGAAGCGCCTCGCCGTACAGCAGCAGGCCGAGCGGCGCGTCGCGGCGCGGACCTCGCAGCGCGAAGGACTCGACCGGGAACAGGCCGCCCTGGAAAGCGAGGTGGCCCGGGCCCGGGGTGACGCGGGCAGCGTCGCCGAGCATGCCGCGCTGCTGGAGCGCAGAGTGCGCCTGCTCGCCGGTGCCGCCGACGCCGTACGGTCCTTCGACCTCACCGCGCAGCGGCTGAAGGAGGCCGACGACCGGCTGGCCGACGCCGCGTTCCGGGCCGGGTTCGACACGCCGCGCGCCGCCGCGGCCGCTCTGCTTTCAGCCGCTGAGCAGCGCGACCTGCAGCACCGCATCGACGCCTGGCAGACTGAGGCGGCCGCCGTCGCCGACCGGCTGGCCGAGGCGGACACCCGCAGAGCCGCGGAGCATCCGCCCGCCGACCCGGAAGCCGTCCGAGCCGCCCACGACAATGCCGAGCGGGCACTTCGCGATGCCGCTTCCCTGCTCGCCGCCGCCCGCGAGCGGTGCTCAGAGCTGGCGAAGCTGTCGCGCCAGGCCGCGGCGGAAGTACTCCGGCTGGGCCCGCTGCGCGAGGGGTACGACCGGGTTGCCCGGCTCGCCGCTCTCACCGCCGGCACATCCGCCGACAACGAACGCAAGATGCGCCTGGAGTCGTACGTGCTCGCGGCCCGCCTGGAACAGGTCGCGGCCGCGGCGACCGTACGGCTGCAGCGCATGTCGTCAGGCCGCTACACCCTGGTGCACAGCGACACCCGGTCCGGCGGCAAGCGCTCCGGGCTCGGTCTGCATGTCGTCGACGCCTGGACCGGAAGCGAACGCGACACCGCGACGCTCTCCGGCGGCGAGACCTTCTTCGCCTCACTCGCCCTGGCGCTCGGCCTCGCCGATGTCGTCACGGACGAGGCCGGGGGCGTACGGCTTGACACCCTCTTCATCGACGAGGGGTTCGGCAGCCTGGACGAGCAGACCCTGGACGAGGTGCTCGACGTCCTCGACTCGCTGCGCGAACGGGACCGCAGCGTCGGCATCGTCAGTCATGTCGCCGATCTGCGCCGCCGGATCCCTGTCCAACTGGAGATCGTCAAGGAGCGGCGGGGCTCTGTCGCGCTGCTCCGCTCGGCACCGCTCAGCGGCTGA
- a CDS encoding exonuclease SbcCD subunit D: MRFLHTSDWHLGRSFHRVNMLDAQAAFLDHLVATVRDRDADAVLVAGDVYDRAVPPLAAVELFDRVLHQLAAAGVPTVMISGNHDSARRLGVGSGLIERAGIHLRTDPAGCATPVLLEDPHGQVAFYGLPYLEPALVKDEFRTEKAGHEPVIGAAMERVRADLATREQGTRSVVLAHAFVAGGQESDSERDITVGGVCAVPAGVFDGVDYAALGHLHGCQTITERVRYCGSPLAYSFSETNHRKTMWLIDLGAHGEIEAERIDCPVPRPLARLRGPLEELLDDPALAAHEESFVEATLTDAVRPAEPMARLAERFPYTLSLVFEPERSDVDEIVSYAQRLKGRDDQQIAEDFVAHVRGGSGPDGPERTVLRGAFDDVRVDGGVREVAG, from the coding sequence ATGAGATTCCTGCATACGTCGGACTGGCACCTGGGACGCTCGTTCCACCGGGTGAACATGCTCGACGCCCAGGCCGCGTTCCTCGACCACCTGGTGGCGACGGTCCGCGATCGCGATGCGGACGCGGTGCTGGTCGCGGGAGATGTGTACGACCGGGCGGTGCCGCCGCTCGCCGCCGTCGAGCTGTTCGACCGGGTGCTGCACCAGCTCGCCGCCGCCGGTGTGCCCACCGTGATGATCTCCGGGAACCATGACTCGGCGCGCCGCCTCGGTGTCGGGTCGGGGCTGATCGAGCGCGCCGGGATCCATCTGCGGACCGATCCGGCCGGATGCGCCACACCGGTGCTGTTGGAGGACCCGCACGGCCAGGTGGCTTTCTATGGACTGCCGTATCTCGAACCCGCCCTGGTGAAGGACGAGTTCAGGACCGAGAAGGCGGGACATGAGCCCGTCATCGGCGCGGCGATGGAGCGGGTGCGCGCCGACCTCGCGACCCGGGAGCAGGGGACCAGATCCGTCGTCCTCGCCCACGCCTTCGTGGCGGGCGGTCAGGAGAGCGACAGCGAGCGGGACATCACCGTCGGAGGCGTCTGCGCGGTGCCCGCCGGGGTCTTCGACGGCGTCGACTATGCCGCCCTCGGTCATCTGCACGGCTGCCAGACCATCACCGAGCGGGTGCGCTACTGCGGCTCACCGCTGGCCTACTCCTTCTCGGAGACCAACCACCGCAAGACGATGTGGCTCATCGACCTCGGCGCGCACGGTGAGATCGAGGCCGAACGCATCGACTGTCCCGTGCCGCGGCCGCTCGCCCGGCTGCGCGGACCGCTCGAAGAACTGCTCGATGACCCGGCGCTCGCAGCTCACGAGGAGTCGTTCGTGGAGGCCACCCTCACCGACGCCGTCCGCCCGGCCGAGCCGATGGCGCGCCTGGCCGAGCGGTTCCCGTACACCCTCAGCCTGGTCTTCGAGCCCGAGCGGTCCGACGTGGACGAGATCGTCTCGTACGCACAGAGGCTGAAGGGACGCGACGACCAGCAGATCGCCGAGGACTTCGTGGCCCATGTGCGGGGCGGCAGCGGGCCGGACGGTCCGGAACGCACCGTCCTGCGCGGCGCCTTCGACGACGTACGGGTGGACGGCGGCGTACGCGAGGTGGCCGGGTGA
- a CDS encoding YigZ family protein, whose translation MQEQYRTVAREGVHETEINRSRFICALAPAATEEEAQAFVARIRREHPTATHNCFAYVIGADASVQKASDDGEPGGTAGVPMLQMLMRRDVRYAVAVVTRYYGGVKLGAGGLIRAYGGVVGEALDELGTITRLRFRLATVTVDHQRAGKLENDLRATGRTVREVRYGDAVTIEIGLPDADVDAFRGWLADATAGTAGLELGGEAYGDA comes from the coding sequence ATGCAGGAGCAGTACCGGACGGTCGCCCGCGAGGGCGTGCACGAGACCGAGATCAACAGATCGCGCTTCATCTGCGCGCTCGCGCCCGCCGCGACCGAGGAGGAGGCGCAGGCCTTCGTCGCACGCATCCGCAGGGAGCACCCGACCGCCACACACAACTGCTTCGCGTATGTCATCGGCGCCGATGCCTCCGTACAGAAGGCGAGCGACGACGGCGAGCCCGGCGGCACGGCGGGTGTGCCCATGCTGCAGATGCTGATGCGGCGCGATGTTCGATATGCCGTGGCCGTCGTGACCCGGTACTACGGCGGCGTGAAACTCGGCGCGGGCGGGCTGATCAGGGCGTACGGCGGAGTCGTCGGCGAGGCCCTGGACGAGCTCGGCACCATCACCCGGCTGCGCTTCCGGCTGGCCACCGTCACCGTCGACCACCAGCGGGCGGGCAAGCTGGAGAACGATCTGCGGGCGACCGGTCGCACCGTGCGCGAGGTGCGGTACGGGGATGCGGTGACGATCGAGATCGGGCTGCCGGACGCCGATGTGGACGCCTTCCGCGGCTGGCTGGCCGACGCCACGGCGGGGACGGCAGGACTGGAGCTGGGGGGCGAGGCGTATGGAGACGCCTGA
- a CDS encoding CoA-binding protein has product MDADTETIRRILTSTGDTWAVVGLSSNRSRAAYGVADVLQRYGKRIVPVHPKAETVHGEEGYATLADIPFDVDVVDVFVNSTLAGQVADEAAAIGAKAVWFQLGVIDEDAYERTRASGLDMVMDRCPAIEIPRLG; this is encoded by the coding sequence ATGGACGCAGACACAGAGACGATTCGCAGGATCCTCACCTCCACGGGCGACACCTGGGCGGTGGTCGGCCTGTCGAGCAACCGGTCACGGGCGGCGTACGGGGTCGCCGACGTCCTGCAGCGCTACGGCAAGCGCATCGTCCCGGTGCACCCCAAGGCGGAGACGGTCCACGGCGAGGAGGGGTACGCGACGCTCGCGGACATTCCCTTCGACGTCGACGTGGTCGACGTCTTCGTCAATTCGACCCTCGCGGGTCAGGTCGCGGACGAGGCGGCGGCGATCGGCGCGAAGGCGGTCTGGTTCCAGCTGGGCGTGATCGACGAGGACGCCTATGAGCGCACCCGGGCGAGCGGCCTGGACATGGTGATGGACCGCTGCCCGGCGATCGAGATCCCCCGGCTGGGCTAG
- a CDS encoding alpha/beta fold hydrolase: MGQLIRTRDGRTLAVEHQGNPHGRPVFLLHGTPGSRLGQAPRSGLLYRMGVHLITFDRPGYGGSDRLPGRRVANAANDVETIADELGLDEFAVVGRSGGAPHALACAALLPKRATRTAALVGLAPRDAQGLDWFEGMTESNVREYINAAAGLGQLAAALRFRATAIRADPAGWVADMLRLLPESDRGIVADVGIQSMLVRNFKEALRSSADGWVDDIMAFSTDWEFRPEDIRAQVLLWHGEDDVFAPVQHTRWLAERIPGAQLAVKRGAAHFGALQVLTRILSWATS; encoded by the coding sequence TTGGGGCAGCTGATTCGCACCCGGGACGGCCGGACTCTTGCCGTGGAGCACCAGGGGAATCCACACGGCAGGCCGGTCTTTCTCTTGCACGGCACCCCGGGAAGCCGGCTGGGACAGGCTCCGCGCAGCGGACTGCTGTACCGGATGGGGGTGCATCTGATCACCTTCGACCGGCCCGGGTACGGCGGGTCGGACCGATTACCGGGGCGGCGGGTCGCCAATGCCGCGAACGATGTCGAGACGATCGCCGACGAGCTGGGGCTCGACGAGTTCGCCGTCGTGGGGCGCTCCGGCGGAGCGCCGCATGCGCTGGCCTGTGCGGCTCTGCTGCCCAAGCGCGCGACGCGGACGGCTGCGCTCGTCGGGCTGGCCCCTCGGGATGCCCAGGGCCTCGACTGGTTCGAGGGCATGACCGAGTCCAACGTCCGGGAGTACATCAACGCGGCAGCCGGCCTTGGGCAGCTGGCCGCAGCACTGCGCTTCCGCGCGACAGCGATCCGGGCGGACCCGGCGGGCTGGGTCGCCGACATGCTCCGCCTGCTGCCGGAGTCCGACCGCGGGATCGTCGCCGATGTCGGAATTCAGTCCATGCTGGTACGCAACTTCAAGGAAGCGTTGCGCAGTTCGGCCGACGGCTGGGTCGACGACATCATGGCGTTCAGCACGGACTGGGAGTTCCGCCCCGAGGACATCAGAGCGCAAGTCCTGCTCTGGCACGGCGAGGACGATGTGTTCGCCCCCGTGCAGCACACGCGGTGGCTGGCCGAGCGGATTCCCGGCGCGCAGCTGGCGGTGAAGCGCGGGGCGGCTCACTTCGGTGCGCTGCAGGTCCTCACGCGTATCTTGAGCTGGGCCACCTCCTGA